A genomic segment from Lignipirellula cremea encodes:
- a CDS encoding tetratricopeptide repeat protein has protein sequence MRTFPPLADRPRKLPRRTVLANCGICLLAITCGGCTTFQDMSKWSWKPAPPAADAETFTRDQAAIAVTKGESAEQLGNTDEAIRYFEQARSLDPQWNHLSRRLAVLYDQRGDSEKARAAYHQALELQPRDPELLNDLGVYYLHRERWSEAEAWLRRALAAQPDHQRATNNLAMSLAMQGRLQESYDAFSKVVGPAAAYSNLGVLLTRQGRTAEARDHFQRALALENTLHPANEFLSLLDRPATPASPAPLETSVQPVAYQRATGR, from the coding sequence GTGCGAACCTTTCCCCCGCTTGCGGATCGGCCCAGGAAACTGCCCAGACGGACGGTTCTGGCCAACTGCGGAATCTGCCTGCTCGCCATAACGTGCGGCGGCTGCACCACCTTCCAGGACATGAGCAAGTGGAGCTGGAAGCCCGCCCCGCCTGCTGCCGACGCGGAAACCTTCACCCGGGATCAGGCCGCAATTGCCGTGACCAAGGGGGAGTCAGCCGAGCAGCTCGGCAATACGGACGAAGCGATACGCTATTTCGAGCAGGCCCGATCACTCGACCCCCAGTGGAATCACCTCAGTCGCCGATTGGCGGTGCTGTACGACCAGCGCGGCGACAGTGAGAAGGCACGAGCCGCCTACCACCAGGCGCTCGAACTTCAGCCCCGCGACCCGGAACTGCTGAATGACCTGGGCGTTTACTATCTGCATCGAGAGCGCTGGTCGGAAGCCGAAGCCTGGCTCCGGCGCGCGCTCGCAGCCCAGCCCGATCATCAAAGGGCGACCAACAACCTGGCCATGTCGCTGGCGATGCAAGGACGTCTGCAGGAAAGCTACGACGCCTTCTCCAAGGTTGTCGGCCCTGCCGCAGCCTATTCCAATCTCGGCGTTCTCCTTACTCGCCAGGGACGAACCGCAGAAGCTCGCGACCATTTCCAGCGCGCCCTGGCGCTAGAAAACACCCTGCACCCTGCGAACGAGTTCCTCAGTCTCCTGGATCGCCCCGCCACGCCAGCCTCCCCCGCGCCGCTGGAAACCAGCGTCCAGCCAGTTGCCTACCAACGCGCAACAGGACGTTAG